In Primulina eburnea isolate SZY01 unplaced genomic scaffold, ASM2296580v1 ctg368_ERROPOS200000, whole genome shotgun sequence, a genomic segment contains:
- the LOC140820999 gene encoding mitogen-activated protein kinase kinase SIPKK-like: MKNEERKKMNKGALAPKLKLSLPPPDEDSLSKFLSESGTFKDGDLLVNRDGVRVVSQSEVDAPTLIQPSDNQLSLGDFDAVRVIGKGNGGIVRLVQHKWTGQFFALKVIQMNIEESARKHIAQELKINQSSQCPYVVVCYQSFYDNGAISIILEYMDGGSLADFLTKVNKIPEPYLAAICKQVLKGLWYLHHEKHIIHRDMKPSNLLVNHRGEVKITDFGVSAILASTSGLANTFVGTYNYMSPERILGGRYGYSSDIWSLGLVLLECATGSFPYSPPQPPGWTNVYELMETIVDQPEPRASSDLFSPEFCSFISACVQKDPKNRLSANELMAHPFISKFDDLDVDLAVYFTSAGPSLTTL, translated from the exons ATGAAGAatgaggaaagaaagaaaatgaaCAAAGGGGCATTAGCACCTAAGCTGAAGCTCTCTCTCCCACCTCCAGATGAAGATTCTCTCTCCAAATTTCT AAGCGAATCGGGGACGTTTAAGGATGGTGATCTGTTGGTGAACAGAGATGGCGTTCGTGTTGTCTCTCAAAGCGAAGTTGATGCT CCAACCTTAATACAACCATCAGATAACCAGTTGAGCTTAGGTGACTTTGACGCTGTTCGAGTTATTGGTAAAGGAAATGGAGGTATCGTACGCTTGGTGCAACACAAATGGACTGGGCAATTTTTTGCTCTCAAG gttattcaaatgaatattgaagaatccGCTCGCAAACATATCGCACAAGAACTGAAAATCAATCAGTCATCTCAATGTCCCTATGTTGTAGTTTGTTATCAGTCTTTTTATGATAATGGTGCAATCTCTATAATTCTGGAGTATATGGATGGGGGATCTCTTGCAGACTTTCTGACCAAGGTTAACAAAATTCCAGAACCGTATCTTGCTGCAATTTGTAAACAG GTACTCAAAGGCTTGTGGTATCTTCATCATGAAAAACATATCATTCACCGGGACATGAAACCTTCAAATTTATTAGTAAACCACAGAGGTGAAGTCAAGATCACTGATTTCGGTGTCAGTGCAATACTGGCTAGCACGTCTGGTCTGGCAAATACCTTCGTTGGCACTTACAACTACATGTCT CCTGAGAGAATCCTTGGAGGCAGGTATGGTTACAGTAGTGACATCTGGAGCCTTGGTTTGGTTCTGCTTGAGTGTGCAACAGGAAGTTTCCCATACTCACCACCACAGCCCCCTGGGTGGACCAACGTCTATGAGTTGATGGAAACCATTGTTGATCAACCAGAACCACGCGCATCTTCTGATCTGTTCTCTCCAGAGTTTTGTTCTTTTATTTCTGCTTG TGTGCAAAAAGATCCTAAAAATAGACTGTCAGCAAACGAGCTCATG GCTCACCCTTTCATCTCTAAGTTTGATGATCTTGATGTGGATCTTGCGGTGTACTTCACCAGTGCAGGACCTTCACTTACCACACTCTAA